The following are from one region of the Tenacibaculum dicentrarchi genome:
- a CDS encoding rRNA adenine N-6-methyltransferase family protein translates to MNDKLHNQIIDNYDTLKYALLKAQTFDESHFGFPEIYYKIMETDTQRVNAFKKAFELHNNFKDTVVCEIGVGTLPLTKLYMPYVKKAYLIENNPDLIPFINKEIQKYDWKDKVEVIYADALTVNLPEKVDHIIGELMSIYCANEFQVQIFQHMRQFLKPDGKLFPNRIVNFARLCEAEIDENVHHYPVMFTRHQPMFLSQQFLANEIELLKEKKEGVNLSFSVPALFSGTINALYLESYVEVTEGANFTGTDSLMPPTVLKTTNTLDVKAGDLIHIDFSFKYGDSLDKISCMLS, encoded by the coding sequence ATGAATGATAAATTACACAATCAAATTATAGATAATTACGATACGTTAAAATATGCCTTGTTAAAAGCACAAACTTTTGATGAATCTCATTTTGGTTTTCCTGAAATTTATTATAAAATAATGGAAACTGATACACAAAGAGTCAACGCATTTAAAAAAGCTTTTGAGCTACATAATAACTTTAAAGATACCGTTGTTTGTGAAATTGGCGTTGGTACTTTACCGCTAACAAAATTATATATGCCGTATGTTAAAAAGGCGTATTTAATTGAAAACAATCCTGATTTAATCCCTTTTATCAACAAAGAAATTCAAAAATACGATTGGAAAGATAAAGTAGAAGTTATTTATGCCGATGCACTTACCGTCAATTTACCCGAAAAAGTTGACCATATTATTGGTGAATTAATGAGTATTTATTGTGCTAATGAATTTCAAGTACAAATTTTTCAGCATATGCGTCAGTTTTTAAAACCTGATGGTAAATTATTCCCAAATAGAATTGTAAACTTTGCAAGGTTATGCGAGGCTGAAATAGATGAAAATGTACACCATTATCCTGTAATGTTTACAAGACATCAGCCGATGTTTTTATCGCAACAATTTTTAGCTAATGAAATCGAATTGTTAAAAGAGAAAAAAGAAGGTGTAAATTTAAGTTTTTCAGTTCCTGCTTTATTTTCGGGCACAATTAATGCTTTGTATTTAGAATCGTATGTAGAAGTTACAGAAGGTGCTAATTTTACAGGAACAGATAGTTTAATGCCTCCTACCGTTTTAAAAACCACCAATACTTTAGATGTTAAAGCAGGTGATTTAATACATATTGATTTTAGTTTTAAATATGGCGATTCTCTTGATAAAATTAGCTGTATGCTTTCTTAA
- a CDS encoding 2OG-Fe dioxygenase family protein: MITEKEISEQLKRTIKAPIRIGSLTDLAINKADFIASFKPFFDADLMDDEYLVKNNQIAFLKSIFIEDRISLEKIHQDYFEGKLSKTVLNPWIDKLSENQKKEFLILSKITRQRNISSFTVEKLSKKQRDNLLVKRIEVKSFKQDVSDFRVWKRVFKQASKASVENELFKTLLKQVFLLISEIHPTVQKIKITSHFMRTISDIQIKGENSPEGVHEDGAKYIVSALVINRTNILGGETQIFEAISEKKELIFNTILEEGEFAFQADTGEEKEFGTDLWHYVTPIQPINLAEKGVRDIIGFDIEIVS; this comes from the coding sequence ATGATTACTGAAAAAGAGATATCCGAACAATTAAAACGAACTATAAAAGCGCCAATCCGTATTGGTTCGTTAACTGATTTAGCCATTAATAAAGCTGATTTTATAGCATCTTTTAAACCTTTTTTTGATGCTGATTTAATGGATGATGAGTATTTGGTTAAAAATAATCAAATTGCATTTTTAAAGTCGATTTTTATAGAAGATAGAATTTCTTTAGAAAAAATACATCAAGATTATTTTGAAGGAAAGTTATCAAAAACTGTTTTAAATCCGTGGATTGATAAGTTATCAGAAAATCAAAAGAAAGAATTTTTAATCCTTTCTAAAATTACAAGACAACGAAATATATCTTCTTTTACAGTAGAAAAATTATCAAAAAAACAAAGAGATAATTTACTTGTAAAACGAATTGAAGTAAAATCATTTAAACAAGATGTATCTGATTTTAGAGTTTGGAAACGTGTTTTTAAACAAGCATCTAAAGCATCCGTAGAAAATGAATTATTTAAAACTCTTTTAAAACAAGTATTTCTTTTGATAAGTGAAATTCATCCAACGGTTCAAAAGATAAAAATTACGAGTCATTTTATGCGCACAATTTCTGATATTCAGATAAAAGGAGAAAACTCTCCAGAAGGTGTTCATGAAGATGGTGCAAAATATATTGTGTCTGCTTTGGTTATCAACAGAACGAATATTTTAGGTGGAGAAACTCAAATTTTTGAAGCTATTTCAGAAAAAAAAGAACTTATTTTTAATACGATTTTAGAAGAAGGAGAATTTGCTTTTCAAGCAGATACTGGCGAAGAAAAAGAGTTCGGAACTGATTTATGGCATTATGTAACGCCTATTCAGCCCATAAATTTAGCTGAAAAAGGCGTTAGAGATATTATTGGTTTTGATATTGAAATCGTATCTTAA
- a CDS encoding DUF2339 domain-containing protein — MEFLYFIMPLLCFYFINKNINKKFEQLNKTIADLQKEIFSKNTVIANKNVASEEEEIVTPIIPTPKKEEIIIPPITDSLKVNPILEDKKTIEKPIKDTIKSIPKKSFFERFKEKNPDLEKFIGENLINKLGILILVLGISFFVKYAIDKDWINEPARVGIGVLCGSLIMVIAHKLKKNYTSFSSVLVAGAISIFYFTIYIAFHEYELFSQTVAFAIMTVITIFSTLVAVSYNRQELAVLSLIGGFSAPFMVSTGEGNYVVLFTYIAILNIGILGISYFKKWRISTILSFIFTTILFGSWCALKIGSNTFSHSGALIFATLFYFIFSITIVLNNLRNKGVFSKIEYFILVANTFVFFGLGMLILNDLASNLTGLFTLLLALYNIAYATVLYKKFGLDKNAIYLLIGLALTFVTLTIPIQFEGNIITLFWASEAILLFWLSQKSKINTFKIGGFIIQVLTLISLFLDWEKYSFTKDLTIILNPLFIAGLVVSSSLFLTYWLLKKEKEIVIKHFSININLYRNILLIITILITYFTGILEVNYQAYQYLKNTFSALSFPVTYHFIFITTILYVASILKNKNISKGILVVGIVSTALYIVDFYKLPANELIENFVENTDTNYAFYFHYIVLSCLIYFGYQCYLKFNILFKIRPKLAKLLPWIFTFAIVYILSNEIMIHGLHLSNTIDTVVLSEKFTESKNDFYDKNIFVRSQISATKTQIIKIGYPILWGVFSFIFLIIGIKKQWKNLRVIALSLLGLTILKLFIYDIKNVSETGKIIAFILLGVLILIISFVYQKLKKLVIDEKTAKNDIENDAKKNHQDEKI, encoded by the coding sequence ATGGAATTTTTATACTTTATAATGCCCTTACTCTGTTTTTATTTTATCAATAAAAATATCAACAAAAAATTTGAGCAACTCAATAAAACAATTGCAGATTTACAAAAAGAAATTTTTTCAAAAAACACCGTTATAGCTAATAAAAATGTAGCATCCGAAGAAGAAGAAATAGTAACTCCGATAATTCCTACTCCTAAAAAAGAGGAAATTATAATACCTCCTATTACTGATTCTTTAAAAGTCAATCCTATTTTAGAGGATAAAAAAACAATAGAAAAACCGATTAAAGATACCATAAAATCAATTCCTAAAAAATCATTTTTTGAACGATTTAAGGAGAAAAATCCTGATTTAGAAAAGTTCATCGGTGAAAATTTGATTAATAAACTTGGAATCTTAATTTTAGTATTAGGTATTAGTTTTTTTGTAAAATATGCCATTGATAAAGATTGGATAAACGAACCTGCAAGAGTTGGAATTGGTGTTTTATGTGGTTCTTTAATTATGGTAATTGCTCATAAATTAAAGAAAAATTACACTTCTTTTAGTTCTGTTTTAGTGGCGGGAGCTATTAGTATTTTTTACTTTACTATTTATATTGCTTTTCATGAATATGAGTTATTTAGTCAAACGGTAGCTTTTGCTATTATGACGGTAATAACCATTTTCAGTACGCTTGTTGCGGTTTCTTATAACCGACAAGAACTCGCTGTTTTATCATTAATTGGTGGATTTTCAGCGCCATTTATGGTAAGTACGGGCGAAGGTAATTACGTAGTTTTATTTACGTACATTGCTATTTTAAACATCGGAATATTAGGGATTTCTTATTTTAAAAAATGGCGAATTTCAACAATATTATCTTTTATATTTACAACAATATTATTCGGAAGTTGGTGTGCTTTAAAAATAGGTAGCAACACATTTTCACATTCAGGAGCTTTAATTTTTGCAACCTTATTCTATTTTATATTTAGCATCACTATTGTTTTAAATAACCTTAGAAATAAAGGTGTTTTTTCTAAAATAGAATATTTTATTTTAGTAGCAAATACCTTTGTGTTTTTCGGATTAGGAATGTTAATTTTAAATGATTTAGCATCAAATTTAACAGGATTATTTACGTTATTATTGGCACTTTATAACATTGCTTACGCTACTGTTTTATATAAAAAATTCGGATTAGATAAAAACGCTATTTACTTATTAATCGGACTTGCTTTAACTTTTGTTACCTTAACAATTCCAATTCAGTTTGAAGGTAATATCATTACTCTTTTTTGGGCTTCGGAAGCTATTTTATTATTTTGGTTATCTCAAAAATCAAAAATAAACACCTTTAAAATTGGTGGATTTATAATACAAGTTTTAACACTTATCAGTTTATTTTTAGATTGGGAAAAATACAGCTTTACAAAAGATTTAACTATCATTTTAAATCCGTTATTTATTGCAGGTTTAGTGGTTAGTAGTTCGCTATTTTTAACATACTGGTTATTAAAAAAAGAGAAAGAAATCGTTATAAAACACTTTTCTATAAATATTAATTTATATCGAAATATACTTTTAATTATCACTATTTTAATAACTTATTTTACGGGTATTTTAGAAGTAAATTATCAAGCTTATCAATATTTAAAGAACACTTTTTCTGCCTTATCTTTTCCTGTCACATATCATTTTATATTTATTACGACCATATTATATGTAGCATCAATATTAAAAAATAAAAATATTTCAAAAGGAATTTTAGTGGTAGGTATTGTTTCAACAGCACTTTATATTGTTGATTTTTACAAATTACCTGCAAACGAATTAATTGAAAACTTCGTAGAAAACACTGATACAAACTATGCTTTTTACTTTCATTATATCGTTTTAAGTTGTTTAATTTATTTTGGATATCAGTGTTATTTAAAATTTAATATTTTATTTAAAATACGACCAAAATTGGCTAAATTATTGCCTTGGATATTTACTTTTGCCATTGTATATATTTTAAGTAATGAAATAATGATACATGGTTTACATCTTTCAAATACAATTGATACAGTAGTATTATCTGAAAAATTCACGGAATCAAAAAATGATTTTTACGATAAAAATATTTTTGTACGCAGCCAAATATCAGCGACTAAAACACAAATTATTAAAATAGGATATCCAATACTTTGGGGAGTTTTTTCTTTTATCTTTTTAATTATTGGGATAAAAAAACAATGGAAAAACTTACGAGTAATCGCACTATCGTTACTTGGTTTAACTATTTTAAAACTTTTTATTTACGATATTAAAAACGTTTCAGAAACAGGAAAAATTATTGCCTTTATATTATTAGGGGTTTTAATTTTGATAATTTCTTTTGTGTATCAAAAATTAAAAAAATTAGTTATTGATGAAAAAACAGCTAAAAATGATATTGAAAATGACGCTAAAAAAAACCATCAAGATGAAAAAATATAG
- a CDS encoding ABC transporter ATP-binding protein, whose product MSLLFTDNAQASNIIELRNIEQSYNNGQTKIIQNLDLLIEDKPMQGQLAVILGMSGCGKSTLLRYIAGLQQPTSGSVLVKGQPVSKQNRVSMVFQQYSSLPWMTVLDNVGLALKFEGISKKERDERAMEMIQLVGLDGHEKKYAQYPNLSGGQLQRIAIARSLMSNPEILLMDEPFGALDVKTRLQMQDLLINIWEKFSPTILFVTHDIQEAVYLADDIYIMKHAPSNFVKHINVDLPFQRNRDTKRLPHFDELVHQVEDAMMAIDSKN is encoded by the coding sequence ATGAGTTTACTATTTACAGACAACGCACAGGCATCTAATATTATTGAATTACGCAATATTGAGCAGTCGTATAATAACGGACAAACTAAAATTATTCAAAATTTAGATTTACTAATCGAAGACAAACCAATGCAAGGGCAACTCGCTGTTATTTTAGGAATGTCAGGCTGTGGGAAATCTACTTTATTGCGTTATATAGCAGGTTTGCAACAACCAACATCAGGAAGTGTTTTGGTAAAAGGGCAACCTGTTAGCAAACAAAATAGGGTGAGTATGGTTTTTCAGCAATATTCTTCTTTACCTTGGATGACTGTTTTAGATAATGTTGGTTTAGCATTAAAATTTGAAGGGATTTCTAAAAAAGAACGTGATGAACGTGCTATGGAAATGATTCAATTAGTAGGTTTAGACGGACACGAAAAAAAGTATGCGCAATATCCTAATTTATCAGGAGGACAGTTACAGCGAATAGCCATTGCACGTAGTTTAATGTCGAATCCAGAAATTTTATTGATGGATGAGCCTTTCGGAGCTTTAGATGTTAAAACGAGGTTACAAATGCAAGATTTATTAATCAATATTTGGGAGAAATTTAGCCCAACTATTTTGTTTGTAACGCATGATATTCAAGAAGCGGTGTATTTAGCTGATGATATTTACATAATGAAACACGCACCGTCAAATTTTGTAAAACATATTAATGTCGATTTACCTTTTCAACGAAATAGAGATACTAAAAGATTACCTCATTTTGATGAATTAGTGCATCAAGTAGAAGATGCAATGATGGCAATAGATTCAAAAAATTAA
- a CDS encoding PspA/IM30 family protein, translating into MENFAPKSFWEKPEGKTGMFFTALLAGGSMYFLYKALPYLINIVENTLHLGLLLAGLGALIYMILDPKMRNLIFYMYKSFMRWITGLFILIDPIGILKSYIDDLKDNLKKMNKQIAVLKGQMRRLQQIMNENKKNINNNLKLASAAKEKDKKGIMILKSRKAGRLRESNLKLDELYRKMEILYRVLTKMYENSEILVEDIEDQVMVKEQERKAIRASHSAMKSAINIISGNNDKKEMFDRALEAIADDVSMKIGEMERFMEMSNGFMDSIDLQNGIFEEEGLELLDKWEKEGVSLILGNQKDLLVNDSHSVDLDAPTLKKNKNHNNQYSDLFNF; encoded by the coding sequence ATGGAAAATTTTGCACCCAAATCTTTTTGGGAAAAACCAGAAGGAAAAACAGGAATGTTTTTTACAGCACTATTAGCAGGTGGAAGTATGTATTTTTTATACAAAGCACTGCCTTATCTTATTAATATTGTTGAAAACACCTTACATTTAGGATTACTTTTAGCAGGTTTAGGAGCGTTAATTTATATGATTTTAGATCCTAAAATGCGTAACCTGATTTTTTATATGTATAAATCATTTATGCGATGGATTACAGGTTTATTTATTTTAATTGACCCAATAGGAATTTTAAAAAGTTATATTGATGATTTAAAAGATAACTTAAAGAAAATGAACAAACAAATTGCTGTTTTAAAAGGTCAAATGAGAAGGCTACAGCAAATAATGAATGAAAATAAAAAGAATATCAATAACAACTTAAAGCTTGCAAGTGCTGCCAAAGAGAAAGATAAAAAAGGAATTATGATTCTGAAATCTCGAAAAGCAGGAAGATTAAGAGAATCTAATTTAAAGCTTGATGAGTTGTACAGAAAAATGGAAATTTTATACAGAGTATTAACAAAAATGTATGAAAATTCTGAAATTTTAGTAGAAGATATTGAAGACCAAGTAATGGTAAAAGAACAAGAACGTAAAGCAATACGTGCGAGTCATTCTGCTATGAAATCGGCAATAAATATTATTTCTGGGAACAACGATAAAAAAGAAATGTTTGATAGAGCTTTAGAAGCAATTGCTGATGATGTTAGTATGAAAATTGGTGAAATGGAGCGTTTTATGGAAATGTCAAACGGTTTTATGGATTCTATCGATTTACAAAACGGAATTTTTGAAGAAGAAGGTTTAGAGTTATTAGATAAATGGGAAAAAGAAGGAGTTTCTTTAATCCTTGGAAATCAAAAAGATTTATTAGTAAATGACAGTCATAGTGTAGATTTAGATGCACCAACATTAAAGAAAAACAAAAATCATAATAATCAGTATTCAGATTTATTCAATTTTTAA
- a CDS encoding AAA family ATPase: MNSTKSYKIIDLFFKKLSLENTPYFFKGKLVNPLKIIAISADFSKLKIKDEDLLLLYSSKKDSNNFDFVITSKHIHTKSNTYLLEITALKNDEFLSFDEEHLSLIRNLVSDLGVSVNEEKKNLASFTDKFKRFVNQKESSATNFDIDASFLEILKNEGDKIQNLADDLNNNKRFSSVINDIVTKTDDAVKFTAEHIILQDIIKVFNKVCNLTSEENKVATLRIKFLLAFLFEKLQGNDIISSLSIARINEFVASDSFDKNIEIIKKATLFDLGDTYKNEFLLPLILKRLKNPHFSNSAAFLYRIASLIVKADGTVSEKEQEILKKINDKLQHPKEKLQGVKEVEIDENETLEEVLEELNQLVGLDNIKVAIAELSNFLKVQKLRESEGLKSVNNSLHSVFMGPPGTGKTTVARLISKIYKHLGYLEKGHLIETDRSGMVAGYVGQTALKVEEIVTASLNGVLFIDEAYALAKDAKKDFGNEAIEVLLKKMEDHRKELVVIVAGYPDEMKSFVNSNPGLQSRFNRYFTFDHYKPTELVAIFELFCKKNDFVLASEAKEKLLFIFEKLYGKKDKNFGNARVARNLFEKIIEYQANRIIAIAPITKELLITIVEQDIPPVNKTVEKYLMFQEAEEVV; this comes from the coding sequence ATGAATAGTACAAAATCGTATAAAATAATCGACCTGTTTTTTAAGAAATTATCTTTAGAAAATACGCCTTATTTTTTTAAAGGGAAATTGGTAAATCCTTTAAAAATAATTGCTATTTCTGCCGATTTTTCAAAACTGAAAATTAAAGATGAAGATTTATTATTGCTTTATTCGTCAAAGAAAGATAGCAATAATTTCGATTTTGTAATTACCTCAAAACATATTCACACAAAAAGTAACACGTATTTATTAGAAATTACGGCTTTAAAAAATGACGAATTTCTTTCTTTTGATGAAGAGCATTTATCATTAATAAGAAATTTGGTGAGCGATTTAGGTGTATCAGTAAATGAAGAAAAGAAAAATTTAGCTTCTTTTACTGATAAATTTAAACGCTTTGTAAATCAAAAAGAGAGTAGTGCTACTAATTTTGATATCGATGCTTCTTTTTTAGAAATTTTAAAAAATGAAGGTGATAAAATTCAAAATTTAGCAGACGATTTAAATAATAACAAACGATTTTCATCAGTAATTAATGATATTGTAACTAAAACTGATGATGCCGTAAAATTTACAGCCGAACACATCATATTACAAGATATTATTAAAGTTTTTAATAAGGTTTGTAATTTAACAAGTGAAGAAAATAAAGTAGCAACGCTAAGAATTAAATTTTTATTGGCTTTTTTGTTTGAAAAATTACAAGGAAATGATATTATAAGTAGTTTGAGTATCGCTCGAATAAATGAATTTGTTGCTTCGGATAGTTTTGATAAAAATATTGAAATTATAAAAAAAGCCACTCTTTTTGATTTAGGAGATACCTATAAAAATGAGTTTTTGTTACCGTTAATTTTAAAGCGATTAAAGAATCCACATTTTTCAAATTCAGCTGCTTTTTTATATCGAATTGCTTCTTTAATTGTAAAAGCAGATGGAACAGTATCTGAAAAAGAACAAGAAATTCTTAAAAAGATAAACGATAAATTACAGCATCCGAAGGAGAAATTACAAGGTGTAAAAGAGGTTGAGATTGATGAAAATGAGACTTTAGAAGAAGTTTTAGAAGAATTGAATCAATTGGTAGGTTTGGACAATATTAAAGTTGCAATTGCTGAATTATCGAATTTTTTAAAGGTTCAAAAATTACGAGAATCTGAAGGATTAAAAAGTGTAAATAATTCGTTGCATTCTGTTTTTATGGGGCCTCCAGGAACAGGAAAGACCACGGTAGCACGTTTAATTTCTAAAATATACAAACATTTAGGATACTTAGAAAAAGGACATTTAATAGAAACTGACCGTAGTGGAATGGTTGCGGGGTATGTTGGGCAAACAGCTTTAAAAGTAGAAGAAATTGTAACTGCTTCGTTAAATGGTGTTTTATTTATTGATGAAGCATATGCGTTGGCAAAAGATGCTAAAAAAGATTTTGGAAACGAAGCAATTGAAGTATTGCTGAAAAAAATGGAAGACCACAGAAAAGAATTGGTCGTTATTGTTGCTGGATATCCTGATGAAATGAAAAGCTTTGTCAATTCAAACCCAGGATTACAATCTCGTTTTAACAGGTATTTTACTTTCGACCATTATAAACCGACAGAATTGGTCGCTATTTTTGAACTTTTTTGTAAAAAGAACGATTTTGTTCTAGCTTCTGAAGCTAAAGAAAAGCTCTTATTTATCTTTGAAAAACTTTACGGAAAAAAGGATAAAAACTTTGGAAATGCTCGTGTAGCAAGAAATCTTTTTGAAAAAATAATTGAATATCAAGCAAACAGAATTATTGCAATTGCTCCCATAACAAAAGAATTATTAATTACCATTGTTGAACAAGATATACCGCCAGTAAATAAAACAGTGGAAAAATATTTGATGTTTCAAGAAGCTGAAGAAGTAGTATAA
- a CDS encoding ABC transporter permease, whose protein sequence is MNYKKLFELRGELTSKEKITLTILGSVILMLFWFVFAEVLSKTIITQNDKISPSSLSEENRKYYESDSLLVANYTLLETKSIENLKELGLVKNKVYPILPSPIKVIKAFPELNKDDDVIGNTFLSIKLNVLGYLLAIIIAIPIGFLLGLVPLFRGLFSKIIDSYRFIPLTAVTGIFIMWLGLGSQMKVSFLAFGIIVYLIPVVVQRIDEVQKVYLNTVFTLGATPWQTIKSVYMPYVFSKLIDDIRVLTAISWTYITIVEMLNKGGGIGELIWTAKRQSRIDKAFAILIIIVIIGVIQDRLFVIIDKLLFPYKHINTNKR, encoded by the coding sequence ATGAATTATAAAAAATTATTTGAGTTACGAGGAGAACTTACATCAAAAGAAAAAATTACGCTAACCATTCTGGGAAGCGTAATTTTGATGTTATTTTGGTTTGTATTTGCAGAAGTTTTATCGAAAACAATTATTACTCAAAACGATAAAATTTCACCTAGTTCTTTATCCGAAGAAAATAGAAAATACTACGAAAGCGATTCGCTTTTAGTTGCTAATTATACACTTTTAGAAACAAAAAGTATAGAGAATTTAAAAGAGTTAGGTTTAGTTAAAAACAAAGTATATCCTATTTTACCTTCGCCAATAAAAGTAATCAAAGCTTTTCCTGAATTAAATAAGGATGATGACGTTATTGGAAATACTTTTTTATCAATTAAATTAAATGTTTTAGGATATTTATTAGCAATTATTATTGCAATTCCGATTGGATTTTTATTAGGATTAGTACCTCTTTTTAGAGGTTTGTTTAGCAAAATAATTGATTCATACCGTTTTATTCCGCTAACAGCAGTAACAGGAATTTTTATTATGTGGCTCGGTTTAGGAAGTCAAATGAAAGTTAGTTTTTTAGCTTTTGGTATTATTGTTTATTTAATTCCTGTTGTGGTTCAGCGAATCGATGAGGTTCAAAAAGTATATTTAAATACTGTTTTTACTTTAGGAGCAACACCATGGCAAACTATAAAATCGGTTTATATGCCGTATGTATTTTCAAAATTAATTGATGATATTCGAGTATTAACCGCAATTTCTTGGACATATATTACCATTGTAGAAATGCTAAATAAAGGAGGTGGAATTGGTGAGTTAATTTGGACAGCAAAAAGACAAAGTAGAATAGATAAGGCGTTTGCAATATTAATTATCATTGTTATTATTGGCGTAATACAAGACCGATTATTTGTAATTATAGACAAACTATTGTTTCCTTACAAACACATTAATACCAACAAACGTTAA
- a CDS encoding phosphate ABC transporter substrate-binding/OmpA family protein, protein MAGKKLTPLSKILIVAVIIGGVYFLLNKLRDPKVKDKINEVTASADNSETKEGYQDVLNIGVVTWGGYAGGQYFNEGFKANTNSRFYKDYGFKVNFKVIDDFDASRDAFKNGDIDLMWATIDAFPTEVAGLSQYQPQVVFQADWSRGGDAIVARRGINKVSDLRGKKIAVAPMTPSHSFLIWLLEAGDISVKDVKIIEVPSAIDAADAFKSGTVDAAVVWSPDDADCVQKVAGARVLESTKNATHIIADVFVAKKDFIENNKEQLRELYEGWMIGASELNNSDANKKKAAKILAEGLSQPEDFCYDAINNVRLATHGDNQNFFGLNTNYNGVTGENLYNKMKVKYQNLGYNTSGAKSWRLLSTKDLVTKTTSLTGANHVSEKEKQFSKANDKLAKKASLSSKKVSISFRTGQFILSDNAKQLIDVQFTPIAKAFANTRIRIEGNTDNVGKRGSNVLLSRRRAQSVANYLIDEHNMPKNRFIILGNGPDKPVAGCERNQNKNCQAKNRRTDFELVVD, encoded by the coding sequence ATGGCAGGAAAAAAATTAACTCCATTATCTAAAATATTAATTGTTGCAGTAATTATTGGAGGTGTTTATTTTTTATTAAATAAACTAAGAGACCCAAAAGTTAAAGACAAAATAAATGAAGTAACTGCAAGTGCTGATAATTCAGAAACTAAAGAAGGGTATCAAGATGTACTGAATATCGGAGTTGTTACTTGGGGAGGTTATGCTGGTGGACAGTATTTTAATGAAGGTTTTAAAGCAAATACAAATTCTCGATTTTATAAAGATTACGGATTTAAAGTAAATTTTAAAGTAATTGATGATTTTGATGCTTCTCGTGATGCGTTTAAAAATGGCGATATCGATTTAATGTGGGCAACTATTGATGCCTTTCCTACCGAAGTAGCAGGATTATCGCAATATCAACCACAAGTTGTTTTTCAAGCAGATTGGAGTCGTGGAGGAGATGCAATTGTTGCACGTAGAGGAATTAATAAAGTAAGCGATTTAAGAGGTAAGAAAATTGCAGTAGCACCAATGACACCATCGCACTCGTTTTTAATTTGGTTATTAGAAGCTGGAGATATCAGTGTAAAAGATGTTAAAATAATTGAAGTACCAAGTGCTATTGATGCTGCCGATGCTTTTAAAAGTGGAACTGTAGATGCTGCCGTTGTTTGGAGTCCTGATGATGCAGATTGTGTTCAAAAAGTAGCAGGAGCTAGGGTTTTAGAAAGTACTAAAAATGCAACGCATATTATTGCTGATGTTTTTGTCGCTAAAAAAGATTTTATCGAAAATAATAAAGAACAATTAAGAGAATTATACGAAGGTTGGATGATTGGAGCATCTGAACTTAATAATTCGGATGCTAATAAAAAGAAAGCAGCTAAAATTTTAGCTGAAGGTTTATCGCAACCAGAAGATTTTTGTTATGATGCGATTAATAATGTACGTTTAGCTACGCATGGCGATAATCAAAATTTCTTCGGATTAAATACTAATTACAACGGTGTAACAGGAGAAAATTTATACAATAAAATGAAAGTAAAGTATCAAAATTTAGGATACAATACTTCAGGTGCAAAAAGTTGGAGATTACTTTCTACAAAAGATTTAGTAACAAAAACAACTTCGTTAACAGGAGCAAATCATGTTTCAGAAAAAGAAAAACAATTTTCTAAAGCCAATGATAAATTAGCTAAAAAGGCATCTTTATCATCAAAAAAAGTAAGTATCAGTTTTAGAACAGGTCAGTTTATTTTAAGTGATAATGCAAAGCAATTAATAGACGTACAATTTACGCCAATAGCAAAAGCTTTTGCAAATACACGCATCCGTATTGAAGGAAATACAGATAATGTTGGAAAAAGAGGTTCTAATGTGTTACTTTCTAGAAGAAGAGCACAATCGGTTGCTAATTATTTAATTGATGAACATAATATGCCTAAAAATAGGTTTATTATTTTAGGAAATGGACCTGATAAACCAGTTGCTGGTTGTGAGAGAAATCAGAATAAAAACTGTCAGGCTAAAAATAGAAGAACCGATTTTGAATTAGTTGTAGACTAA